The Caretta caretta isolate rCarCar2 chromosome 5, rCarCar1.hap1, whole genome shotgun sequence genome contains a region encoding:
- the CER1 gene encoding cerberus, producing the protein MFLLLLQLLVISGLGATGQGGELQTNKRRRLQHLSYQDKDLLEREDPSKLLVQDLMDYEEILEEPSLFVAAPELAAESRKQGEKKSSRFILPYVELDVYRDQGSWTAPKETSHSENMRHFLPSHSVNKKEAEPPYRKDAKKFWDHFMLKKNSASEEVVLPIKTNEMYQETCRTLPFSQSIVHENCEKVVVQNNLCFGKCSSFHVPGPEDRLYTFCSHCLPTKFTMKHLELNCTRSVAVVKVVMIVEDCKCEIQKIKDSEIGPLHSDLNSNVYEHN; encoded by the exons atgtttctgctgctgcttcaaCTGCTTGTGATCTCAGGTCTTGGAGCAACAGGACAAGGTGGAGAGCTGCAAACGAACAAGAGGAGGAgacttcagcacctttcctaccAAGATAAAGATTTACTTGAAAGAGAGGACCCTAGCAAGTTGCTGGTGCAAGATCTCATGGATTATGAAGAAATCCTAGAAGAACCAAGTTTATTTgtagcagccccagagctggcagcagagagcaggaagcaaggagaaaaaaaatcatccagaTTTATCCTTCCCTACGTAGAGCTTGATGTGTACCGAGATCAGGGAAGCTGGACTGCACCAAAAGAGACCTCCCATTCTGAAAACATGAGACATTTCCTACCTTCCCACTCAGTCAACAAGAAGGAAGCTGAGCCCCCCTACAGAAAAGATGCTAAAAAATTCTGGGACcatttcatgttaaaaaaaaattcagcttctgAGGAGGTTGTCTTGCCAATCAAGACCAACGAGATGTACCAGGAGACCTGCAGGACGCTGCCTTTTTCCCAG AGTATTGTGCATGAGAACTGTGAAAAGGTGGTGGTGCAGAACAACCTGTGCTTTGGGAAGTGTAGTTCCTTTCATGTCCCTGGCCCAGAAGATCGTCTTTACACCTTTTGTTCCCACTGCTTGCCTACCAAGTTCACCATGAAACACTTGGAGCTGAACTGCACCAGGTCTGTTGCCGTGGTTAAAGTGGTCATGATTGTGGAGGATTGCAAGTGTGAGATTCAGAAGATTAAAGATTCTGAAATTGGACCCCTACATTCAGACTTGAATTCAAATGTATATGAACACAATTAA